Proteins from a single region of Chloroherpeton thalassium ATCC 35110:
- a CDS encoding DUF2851 family protein, with protein sequence MRIPEKYLRHIWQNLYFAKSSLHTVDGHLLKVLSPGTPNFNEGPDFQDAKICINGNAQTGSVELHFQTTDWLKHRHSKAEKYQNVILHVVFQHDAEIDVNLPVFELRHFLSSPLHEILKQCIADENRAGKKHLLACFPLVSQVSDGTKLDWIKSLAFKRLHQKATLIKENRNGKSYDEMIYQGVARALGYSENVLPMGALAQKISFGDIQAYSSESMVARKMKIEAIFFSLSGLLKELQPCDEDSKAYIKQSKFLFQTTSFSQIEPLRSLEWVFFRLRPNNFPTLRIAGLAEILSKNLQKGFLQKANQVLKLSLPLKQKIILLEALFDADADFFWRSHYRFCKASSHKIEKLVGKNRSSEIVINTLLPALLSFYQETFDAIGVAKVQELYEKYPKKLSSEVAKKVLYELLGEDYTVNSACFEQGLLELKKNYCEKQTCLDCKIGQVALGRAAESEKF encoded by the coding sequence ATGAGAATCCCCGAAAAATACCTCCGACATATTTGGCAAAACTTGTATTTCGCAAAGAGTTCCCTTCACACTGTAGATGGGCATTTGCTAAAAGTGCTATCGCCGGGTACGCCGAATTTTAATGAAGGGCCGGATTTCCAAGACGCGAAAATCTGTATAAATGGAAACGCGCAGACCGGTTCTGTTGAATTGCATTTTCAGACGACCGATTGGCTCAAACATCGCCACAGCAAGGCCGAGAAATATCAGAACGTTATACTGCATGTTGTTTTTCAGCACGATGCTGAAATTGATGTGAATTTGCCCGTTTTTGAGCTGCGTCATTTTTTAAGTTCCCCCTTGCACGAAATTCTTAAGCAATGTATCGCTGATGAAAACCGAGCTGGGAAAAAGCATTTGCTGGCATGCTTTCCTCTTGTAAGTCAGGTAAGTGACGGCACGAAGCTGGATTGGATTAAATCCCTTGCCTTTAAGCGGCTTCATCAGAAAGCCACTTTGATAAAAGAAAATCGAAATGGAAAAAGCTACGATGAAATGATTTATCAAGGGGTTGCGCGAGCGCTTGGTTATAGCGAGAATGTTTTGCCAATGGGAGCGCTTGCCCAAAAAATTTCTTTTGGCGACATACAGGCGTATTCTTCTGAAAGTATGGTCGCCAGAAAAATGAAAATCGAAGCTATTTTTTTCTCGCTTTCCGGTTTGCTCAAAGAATTACAGCCATGCGATGAGGATTCGAAAGCGTATATCAAACAATCGAAATTCTTATTTCAAACGACTTCTTTTTCACAAATAGAGCCACTTCGCAGTTTGGAATGGGTTTTTTTTCGGTTAAGACCCAATAATTTTCCCACCTTGCGAATTGCTGGTTTGGCAGAGATTCTTTCAAAGAACCTCCAGAAAGGATTTCTCCAAAAAGCAAACCAAGTCCTGAAGTTATCGCTGCCGTTAAAACAAAAAATAATTCTGCTGGAAGCGCTATTTGATGCTGATGCCGATTTTTTTTGGCGAAGTCATTATCGCTTTTGCAAAGCATCGAGTCATAAAATCGAAAAACTTGTCGGAAAAAATCGCTCTTCGGAAATCGTAATTAATACACTTTTGCCGGCGCTGCTAAGCTTTTATCAAGAAACTTTTGATGCCATTGGTGTGGCCAAAGTACAGGAACTTTATGAAAAATATCCGAAAAAGCTGTCGTCGGAGGTGGCTAAAAAGGTTCTATATGAACTTTTAGGCGAGGACTATACAGTGAATTCGGCATGTTTTGAGCAGGGTCTTTTGGAACTAAAGAAAAATTATTGTGAAAAACAGACTTGTTTAGACTGCAAAATTGGACAAGTTGCTTTGGGACGAGCTGCTGAAAGTGAGAAGTTTTGA
- a CDS encoding P-II family nitrogen regulator, protein MKYIIAMIQPHKLPDVKQALFDADIRKMTVTNVLGCGQQGGYEETYRGVPTEINLLKKVKIEIAVNEDYAQKAIDAITKGARSGNIGDGKIFVLDLPQCIRIRTGETGHDAIG, encoded by the coding sequence ATGAAATATATCATTGCAATGATTCAGCCGCATAAGCTCCCGGACGTCAAGCAGGCGCTTTTCGATGCTGATATTAGAAAAATGACCGTTACAAATGTGCTTGGCTGCGGACAGCAAGGTGGGTATGAAGAAACCTATCGTGGCGTGCCAACCGAGATCAATTTGTTGAAAAAGGTCAAAATTGAAATTGCCGTAAACGAAGATTATGCTCAAAAAGCCATCGACGCGATTACAAAGGGCGCTCGCTCTGGAAACATCGGCGATGGAAAAATATTCGTTTTAGATTTACCACAATGTATTCGCATCAGAACTGGCGAAACAGGACATGACGCCATAGGTTAA